The window CCCCAGGTGGAGGGGGACGGGCAGCGGGTCGCGCCGCAGCCGGCCGAGCCGGCGCCCTTCGGGACGGGCGACGTCGACGACGGGCACGTCCAGGCGGTCCTGCAGGGGCGCCAGGGCCGCGCCCTCGATCCGGTCGAGGAACCAGCGGTAGGCGGTGCAGCAGCGCAGGTACACGTGCTGGCCGTTGTCGACGGTCAGCTCGCCGCGCCGGAAGGAGAAGGCGAGGCCGCCGAGCCGGGGTCTGCCTTCGAGCAGGGTGACGCGGACGCCCGCGTCGGCGAGTGCGAGCGCCGCGGTGATGCCCGCGAGGCCGCCGCCGACCACGACGGCACTGCGGCCCGGGGCCTGCGGGGTGCCGTCGTGCTCCTGTGCGGGGCATGAGCCGTCGCTCATCGTGCGTCCTTCCGTGCGTGCCGGGCGTGCTGGTTGAACGGTGCACGCCCGGTCGTCGCAGTCAGGGACGCCACGCCGCAGCGGAGGGTTGCGTGCCGCATCCCCGCCGGTTCGCTCGGGTCCATCAGGTGCGCCTCCTGACGGTCCGCCAGGAGGCGTGGCGGGTCACGTGCCGGGCGTCGAGACCGGA of the Streptomyces sp. 1222.5 genome contains:
- a CDS encoding DUF6380 family protein; this encodes MDPSEPAGMRHATLRCGVASLTATTGRAPFNQHARHARKDAR